The genomic stretch AGTTTATTCTGCTGGGAATAGGTTGAGATGCAACACTGTATTAATCTTGACTCGATAAGTCATCATTAGGTCCACTAAAGTTGTTCAATATTACTTGATCGGCATCTGATTTCTCGATATTGTTAATGTTCACTGAAAATTGGATGCATATTTTAATAAGCTTCTACCTTGTAGTTTGAATTAAAAATGTTATGGCTTAGAGCATCTCGAAtgtaaaaaattttaacaaaaagatTTTTTATGATTATGTAGAAGAAGTTTAGGGTTTTTAATTAAGAgcatatttgaatttttaaatatacttttttaaaaaaaaaaagtggagCCAGTAATTAATGTCTACTCtttctaaataatttaaaaataaattatttgataaaatatttaattataatattttattccataaataattagtaataattaaaatgatgctttttttctttcaaaaataaatatatttgagatatgttaaaaaaaaaatacaaatctataattaaattaaatttatatgtaaattaaatattaaataaaaattataaatttaattaaattaaaaagcataaattaattaattaattaattataaattataaataaattaaattaaacatcataattaattaaaatatcaaataaaaatatatagagatattaaataaaaaaataatatataaagataTGTGATTTATAAGGTAGGACACATAAAAAAAATTGTAGGAAGGTTTTTAATTATGGAGAGAATAGTAGGATTTTATATTTGTGATGTGACATATTAGAAAttacaccaaaaaaaaaaaaaaaaaaacttattgagAGGTTTAAATATTGGATATGTAAGAAGTTTTTATACTTATGATGTGCCATTAACGTGGTATATTAAAAACTATAATGAAAGATTTAATGGAGATGTCGACTTCTAACAGGCACATGCAAGTGGCTAAATGATATATTCATCTGTTCTTCTCTTAACATTTTGCTGCCGCCATCTTGTAATTGCTGTAGCACACCCTAGtaacaaggacaaggaaaagaaaacaaacatatTCCTGTATACTGATTTATGCATATACTTGATTAGTTCTATAAGAAAAAAGTCCCTTACATCATTACTGAAATTCTTTTGCAGTTTTTGAGATTTAGCGACCACCTTAGTTCTTTTCTTCTTAACTTTTGTAGTCAAAGCATAATCCAAATTGTAGTTCGTCCATTCTAGAAGACGGGGATGGTCACTAGCTTCATAACCCATAGGTGTGCCATCAACTTGAATACATCTAGCTGATGGTTGTTGGCATTTGCAAGACCTTCCTCAATAGATAATCCAGGTACATCCCTTGTAGACGCATCAGGTTCAGCAATAGTTCCCCTAGAAGATGGGCTTATAGTAGAGGAGCTAGGATCCACCGGTGGCACTGAAGAACAAATATCTATCACAAACATTGGAGTTGAAGGGCCTTGAGGTATTAATTGATGTTGTGGCATCATATGATTGTTTTGTAACTTGGCTTTCTTGATCTTTTTGGAGCCTTGTGAAGGCCCAGACTGTAAATTTGCTTTCTTGTGCTTCAGATTCAACTTGAGTCCCCAAGTTCAGATGTAACTTCACGGTCACATTTAGAATGGGGCAGTGAACTAAGAAGATTGCATCTTTTCTGGCCTGACTTTGTTTAACAGAAACAGAACTGCCTTGTGATTTTCTAGTCTCTTGCTGAAATATGTAGCAAGCAAACAAATTTTTCTATGGGACTGAAATTTGTTCAAAACAAACAGcaaaaagttaaaggaaaatccTATAGAAGACTGATAAAATTACCACCGAAGAACAAATGCCGATGTCAGACTGTGGAGTTGAAAGGCCTTAAAGGGATTAATTCGCATTGTGGCCTCACATGATGACTTGTCTTTCTTTAACTTTTGTGAAGGTCCAGAAAGTACATTTGTTTTCCTTCAACCCCCCAGGTTCAGAAGAGGCCTCACCTTCACCTTTAGAAGTGGCTGATGAACTAAGAAGACTGCATCTTTTTTGACTTTGTGGATTTCAGTTACCAGAAACAGAACTGCCTTGTGATTTTCTAGTCTTTTGCTGAAACATGTAACAAGGCAACATTTTTCTATGGGGTTGAAATTTGTTGAACTCCAAACAGCGAAAGTTAAAGAAAATCCATTAGGAGCCAATAAATCAAATGGTATTTCACATTTCAAAAATGCTAACTAATCACTCGCCTAAGACTAATGGCCATGACTCTGTCATTCAATACAAGCACAAGGATTAACAACTAGAAACTGATTAACTATATAGCACCAAGCCAGCATTTCCACACGAAAATGGCACGATGACATCTTTATATGGCACTTTATGCAAGTACTGAACAAGAACTGAATGAAACAAAATATTTGTCGTGATGTAAGTAGTGAACCTCATCACAACGTTATTCCAAATCCTATATCTATGGCAAGTTTAAAGGTAGAACTATTACCTGAAACGTGAAAACCCACCGCTGGTCATCCCAACATTGAGAATGCCTAAGTTGATGAAGATCAAACACCATCTCCGACCTACTCTCCCTGACTTTGACAATACAGCGAGATTCCTTGAGAACCTCTGAAATCTCTCCCGGCACCACCCACCATGGAGAGGCACTTCTACCTCATCACGAGGGGCAAAATCCTTCCCCGATATTGCATTTAGCTGGCACGGCCTCATGTACTGAACGTCGACAAACTCAGTCAGAAGCTCGCCGGTTGTCGCCGAGGTCAGACTCTCGTACTCTATCAAATAGGTACTGATGCTGAACACTTGCGTGACACTAGCGGAAAACCATGCCGAGCTCGGGCAGCGAactccacctcttcaactctctGAAATCAAGCCAGGGAAGAAAGTTGAGACATTAAACTGAACACATCCTCAACCCTAATAATAGTGCAACTGAGCAAGCAGGTTTCGCGGCCATTACCACATCGCCGAAGGGGACCCAATGGCGATCGGACCACTCCAAGTGGGATCGGATATCGGACGCGTCGAACTCCAGCTCCTCCCGGCTCGTAGGGAAGGCGACGATGTATCGGCCGGTGGTATGGAGGATGGCGGAGATGACACCGGCCCACCAACCGTCTTGGTGGAAGGCCTCGACGAGATCGTGGAGGCCGTGCTGGCAGCTGGAAGGGGCGGCGGCGGTGATCGGGGACGGAGTTGGGAGACGAGGACGATCTCGCGGAGAGGAAGGGAGGGGTCGTCGTTGTCGACGATGGTGGAGTAGACAATCTCGACGCGGTGCTGGGGGAGGCTGGAGGCCGCAGTGGCCTCGTACCAGGCGCCGAAGAAGCCGTCGTCGCTGCGGACCTCCACCGGGTCCCGGGGCTGAAACCACACGGATCCTCGCCGGTCGCCTAGCTTTTTCTCACCGCCACTCTCCGGCGCCATCGCCGTCAAGGGGATACTGATGGGCCCGAACGCCGAAAAACGGTTAGCACAGGACACCCGTTGAAGAATTGCTATCTACGCAGTGAGGTTACCTCCTTCCCGGTGTTACAAAACATGGTAAAGGAAGGTGCCGCCGCGTAAGTTCAATCCAGTGCTTAAACCTAATTAAGTACGGCCACGTGGTTAGAAATCACCAAactgtatgttttttttttaaaaatagttcgcgtgtttttaatttttattttctaaagaatataaattttttaaaaaataaaaaataatttttaaacattccctatttttcttaaaaaatactatctattcttttaaaaaataaatataaaaaatacaaataaaatattatttttttttataaatacgtagtttttagaaaataaaaatgtagaATGTACAAACGAAAcatattcttaatttttttaaaccctatttttaatgtgatcaacggGATGGAGAAATTATATATTAAGTATAGGGAGAGGTACATTTTAATTTACATATTTATATAATGCTTTAAATTGtatattcatttattttaatgttttatattatcttaacttaatttgggttggtccacatcaaaaatggagaaattgtaagtacctcgttgtgattttggtgtgatcaactaagttaactTAGGTCCTATGTTTGTTTGAtatattgtgtctaagtgtgtaggaatttaggagcaaaagaaatcaagcgaaagatgcaactagcgagaaggacgacacgggaaagagtcgacggactcgattcgtctgagggatgaggtgctacagaAAAGTACGCTGGCGGATAAGAAGAAAACGCGTGGCGTTTCTGAGAGACCCGAAATCGGAGCGAAAgtttgctcgaggaaaaggctagAAAATGGATTCAGGTGAGCTATATTCCGGATAGTCGAAATCACCCAATTCGAGCGCCcaaactaaataaattttatctttgtcGAACCATTAtaacgtggataaagttttatccataccCAGGTACCTGgaccccttccaagcgcccgaagCTACCACACCAACAAACGGTTAGATTCGACCAACAGTCTATAAATAAAACTCTGATCTCAGTAgtttagaacaacacttgtaaacgaatTATGTGCTTCAACTTCTAGTCCTGTTCTTTACTTTTCTACgctttcaacgttgtaagaggctactccacctttgGAAGAAGGAGATTTTAGCGAGCCACATTTGCTTTGGATTAGTAATTCTCTGATTATAAACTAAGTAAATATTTCTTGTCTCTgtctttattttatgcatttacttTCAGTTTATAAACAAGTATTTGCCTAACTTAGTCTAAAGATTGAGAAAGGGTTTGCTTTCAATTTCAAGTAAtttaccccctcttgtcggccgacCGAGGACCTACAGAATACACGCGgaacattcgagggatgagaagccggggaggaaactTGCCCAAGGAGAAGATCAAAGTTGGGTTCCGTTGAGCTTAATTCCAGATGACCGAAATATCACCCAAAGAAGTGCGAGGAAGAGTTAATCATTTAGAGGTTAACTGGACAAGATGAAGGCAGCTCCAAGCtagttagaggcgcctccaagatggtTGGAGGGGTCCTCACGCCTCTTGACAGAGGCTAGAGGCGCCCTTGCGGCtctcttggaggcgccctcgttTTGCTCTTGTAGGTGCCTCCAATGAACAGTTGTCATTAGGATACCATTGAGAAAAGGATAATCTTATCCTCTTGGAGGCGGCCTGGATCCCTTTGGAGGCACCTCTAACCGACGTGAACCAATGGTCATTTTTTtccaggaggctataaaaagcctCCTTATTAACTTCTTAAGTAATTCCTAAGCTTTCAAAGTGTGTACGATGCTACTTCACCTTCAACGAAAAAGTCTTTTATAGTGAGTTTTTCAACTACATTAGATTAACAATCATTTAGCTTGTAACCAAGTACATTCTGAGCCTTCTTACCTTTTTTTTTAGTTATTGattttatgtttgttattcatttttattaatattatgtCCTTGCTAAGCTGAAAAAGCATGAGGTTGGTTCTAATTTCCTTTTAGGGCTATTCACCATCTTCTAGCCGACCTACCTATACCTACAAGTGATGTCAGATCTAGATAACTCTAGAAGGACTAACTGTCAACTAAAGTAAAAAAGATGATGGCCATATTAAGCATTCACCTTTCAAactttgagggggagttcgcaatTTGGAAGCATTGTATGAAGGTATTCTTCAAGACTGGCTTTGAAATTCTTTTCactattaaaaatgattttgtagCACTCAGAAATTAACATAGAGATAAAAAAGAACATCTTTAGAGTATAAAGGACAGAACGACTTTGTGATGAACAACAAAGcaaagttccatctgctgagtatTCTTCTGCCCCAAGAAGTCAATTGAATCGGCAGCTACGActcagctaaagaactttggaaaaagttcctAGAGTTATACAAAGGACCTCGGAGACTAAACTTGTTGATGTGTACAATCCCCAAGTGTACGGTTGtcgtcaaataataaaatatctaTCCCATAATGACTGTTGATTAAgaactagttaacttcacacaaTGAATTATCTAGATAATTAAAAGATAGTTCAGTCACTAACACTTGAGAATAGAgattgagagaagagagagagtgtgtgaaaaGTAGAGAGAGGGAGCGTAAGTGAATGAAGGTGAAGTTGGTTGGGAGAATGATTttaggagtttggtttcattatgatactaattaatgtccctatgcattgttcatctccttATCTCAATCCTTATGCATATGTAGGAAGTCTAACTAAATACGGACACTACCCCGCGATGATTATGTTGGAGTGCTATCCCTATTGGTATCCGATGTCACTAAGTAGAAGTGATAACCTTGAAAGTCCAGTTAAAGGGATATCTTTGTCACTAGAGTCCCCCggtcatacaatcgctagattATATAAGATATTTATTAACATAGAATTAAAGATAACCCATTAAGCCTAATTAGATGCTTCATTGTGGAGAATTGTCCTTCCTTTCAAGGTTATACTCTAGATGTCCGGTTAAAGGAATACCCTTATCACTAGGGGCCCCCTAGTCATACAATCTAGAGTATCCACTCTATGGGATGAACAATCAAtgcacatctacatgtttacatTATTcatacatttcatcaaacatataGAAGGCATAATACATatagaacataacataaacacttcattgaataagaaaatatctaaatatataattCATACATAACATCACATGATAGTTACTTCATACATTCTAGATTAAGAGAATCTACTTCATTGCAAGGAAGATACAACCAAGAGACCAAAAATATAacatctacaactcaaaacatgtaatgagagagaagagaatgcttatcgGTGTGTCGCCGATCGTCTTAGTTGGACTTCTTGCTCTTGAGGCGGATAGATTATTCAGATCGATGGAGatggaagctctagggtttcctccTAAGGAGAGAACCCTTCcctaaggagagggacgaagGCCCAAATCCAAGATGAGTCAATCATTTCTTAactcttttatacctcctccaaactatcAAGATCTGCCAGGTTTATAGGGCTCCGCTAAAACAGGTTTTTTATTCCTTAAACCTAGTTTTATCATGTTTTACCCTGAACTAAAGTTTTAACCCTTGATATTATATACATTCTTATATTTTGATCGAGCCCTGGCTCTAACCAAACtaaaagttatggtggttcatgttggttagtcctaggaaaacgtatcggttccactgtacaaaattttttgtacaagtgtcgaacctttccttaaataacctattgtgttatttagaagttaaattaagaatcgcagacggaacttaacatca from Zingiber officinale cultivar Zhangliang chromosome 5B, Zo_v1.1, whole genome shotgun sequence encodes the following:
- the LOC121984464 gene encoding protein AGENET DOMAIN (AGD)-CONTAINING P1-like, whose product is MAPESGGEKKLGDRRGSVWFQPRDPVEVRSDDGFFGAWYEATAASSLPQHRVEIVYSTIVDNDDPSLPLREIVLVSQLRPRSPPPPLPAASTASTISSRPSTKTVGGPVSSPPSSIPPADTSSPSLRAGRSWSSTRPISDPTWSGPIAIGSPSAM